The DNA region GACGGTTCGGCACGACTTCTCAAAGTCAAAGCGTGGGTCAAGCATCACTTGGGTCGAGGGCGGACTGCCGACGGTGTTCATCACCAAGAAGACGCCCTCACTCCTGGATAACATCCGCACGTACATTAAGAGCCAGGCACCAGGTGGTCGGCTGGACATCCCCCTCATCGTTGTGGACGACGAATCAGATTGGGGAAGCCCGAACACACGCGACAAGACAGACCCGACGAGCGTCAACAAGGCGATCCGCGCACTCCTCGATGTCTCGACGCGCAGTTCCTACCTGGCCATTACGGCCACCCCATTTGCCAACATCTTCATCAACGATCAGGCAGAGTTCGAGTTCGTTGAGAAGCCGAGGCGTGGCGAGCCTGTAGTCAGCGGTCCGGGGAGTGTGCTCAACGACCTGTTCCCGAGCGACTACATCAGGGCTATGTTCCCGCCGAGCACATACCGCGGGCTCGGCACGTACTTCCCCGAGGGCGGCCACGCCGCGATCAACACTGAGGTCGACGACTGTCTCGCAATCATCCCGATCAAGCACAAAAATCACCACCCAGTCGCTACGCTCCCTGAGTCCATGGAGACCGCAATAATCGAGTTCCTTCTCGGGACTGCGGTGCGGCGCATCCGTGATCGTAAGGTAAAAGCCGCATCGATGCTCATCAACGTTTCTCGGTTCAAGAGCGTAGAGCGCCGGGTTGCCGAGCTGGCCGAGTTGTTTCTGAAGGCGACAGTCGCGATGGTCCTTGGCGAGTTTGCTCGGCGGACCGCAACCAGAAGCTTGGCAGCCAAGAGGATCCAGGACGTGTGGAATGTTCGATTCGCTCACGTGACCGACGTTGCCTGGAATGACGTCGCAGAGAAACTCGTCGAGATAGCACCGGAATTCCGGATCGAGCTCATCAACGGCGATACCGCGAAGGAACGCGCGCAACGCCGAAAACTGATGACCGTCGCTGAGCGGAAAGCTGACGACCTTGTCCCGAAGATCGTGGTCGGCGGTGACATCCTCTCACGCGGTCTCACCCTAGACGGCCTCCAAGTAAGTTACTTCGTCCGGGAACCCCGCACAATGGATACCCTCATGCAGATGGGGCGCTGGTTCGGTTACCGCCCCGGCTTCGATGACCTCGTGAGCATTTGGATGCCGGAGACGACGCGCGCGGATTTCGCACACTCCGCTGAAGTCACCGACGAGCTGCGGGAAACGCTCCTCGACATGAAGGCGCGCGGACTCACACCGAGGGACTTCGGGTTGCGGGTGCGCGTCCATCCCGACAGCGTCGCTATCGTCGCTGCGAACAAGGGGCGCGACACGCAGGTTATTGAGATCGGACCGACCGTCTGGGAGAACAAACTCGCGGAATCCTACGACCTCACCGGCGACGCTGAGGTGGACCAGTTAAATCAGGCAGCCGTTGAGGCGCTGATCACACGGCTCGGACCCGGCAAATCGGTGAAGACGAGCGACGGGTTCGACTCCTGGCAGAACGTTCCCCTCGACGCAGTGCAGGACTTTTTCCGAACCTTTCAGGGCGACAAACGTAGCCAGACATTCGGTCGAGGCGGGGACGGGACTCTGCCGATCACGGATGCCTTCAAAGTTGTGCCCGGAAGCGATCGCTGGAGCGTCGTGTTGGTGAGTAGCGGCAAAGGGCAGCCTCACCACCACTTCGGCAAGGACTTCGAAGTCGCCATGAGCGTTCGAAACAAGATGGGTCGTAGCCGCTTGGACGGGCACATCCGTCTCGACCGCCGGCGCGTATCCACCGCGGGGGACCTCATCGGGTCGCTTCTCGAGCAGGAGCGCAAGGCGATGGATGTCGAGCCCCGCACCACTGCGGACGGCAGGGCAATGTCCTCGCAGGCGCGCACACTCCTTTGGATCGATCACCCGATACTGATGATCTACGCCGTCACCGCGGATGATCCGGCAGCCCATGAGGACTCCTCGGATCTCACACGGGTTGAAACAGGCTTGAAGCGGATCGCCGTGGCGATTGCGTTCCCGAAGATGACTCAGGAAGAAATTGAGGACGCGACTCGCGAATCCAAGACATACCGAGTCAATCAGGTGTACTGGCGCGCCTACAACGGCTTCGTTGAAGACCTGGGTGACGACGTCGACGAGGACGAGAACTGATGGACGCTTCTCTCGTGGGGCCGCTGTTCGAACAGGTGCTCGCCGCAGAGAGTGGGCGGATGATGGTCATCGCCCAAACACCTTTTATGTTTGCCGCAGTGAATGATAATGGCCGTGCAGCGCTATTCGTCCGTGTCTCGCTCACCCCAACGCAGGTCGTCAGCGACGGGCAGGGATTCTCGGTAAAGACAACGCGGAGCGGGAACAACGACTATGTCCAGATCACCGCCGCTGACCGGGGACTACCGCCCCTGTTCCTTAAGCTGGTCGAGTACGTCTTAGGCAGAGTGTCCGCCTCGACGTCGGTCGACCAGGGTGCTGAGGTGCTGATCCGCTCAATTGAGGAGTATCGGCGGTTCGTCGGCCAGCGCCGCGGTCGTCTTTCTGAGGCCCTTGTGCGGGGGATCTTTGCGGAGCTGTTGTTCCTGCGCGCCATCATTACGGCCGGAATGAGCGTCGAAGATGCCGTGACGGCCTGGCGGGGGCCCTGGGCGAAGGCTGGACTGGGCGTCCATGACTTTACGTTCGCTAATGGGCGCGGGATCGAGGTGAAGTCGACTCACCAGCCGCCCGGAACCATCCGGGTGTCGTCCCCGAGCCAACTCGTGCCCTCCGATCAGCCGCTCGATCTCCTCGTGCTGCCAGTCGAAGACGCCCCGGATGGTGCCACGGTAGCGTTTCCGTTCCGCGCGTATGTGCAGGAAACCGGCGAAGTGGTCGCGGCTGCCGGCCCGGGTGCCGCGGACAAGTGGGATGCAGCATTGGAAGCTCTTACTCTGGACCTCTCCGA from Pseudarthrobacter phenanthrenivorans Sphe3 includes:
- a CDS encoding PD-(D/E)XK motif protein; amino-acid sequence: MDASLVGPLFEQVLAAESGRMMVIAQTPFMFAAVNDNGRAALFVRVSLTPTQVVSDGQGFSVKTTRSGNNDYVQITAADRGLPPLFLKLVEYVLGRVSASTSVDQGAEVLIRSIEEYRRFVGQRRGRLSEALVRGIFAELLFLRAIITAGMSVEDAVTAWRGPWAKAGLGVHDFTFANGRGIEVKSTHQPPGTIRVSSPSQLVPSDQPLDLLVLPVEDAPDGATVAFPFRAYVQETGEVVAAAGPGAADKWDAALEALTLDLSDEWYDKYRFMPGVWRRFSVKQGFPHLDIPSLPAGIIDVHYSLELPRLAPFAAPFSELLSEMKLS
- a CDS encoding Z1 domain-containing protein, with protein sequence MSLNDRQTDFKRYLKDQLFNVVRPMTFDELEMKAAGFAALLFEDLTAIEIGEVLQELTQENAVEMALGDSIVDPATFRSWIAQRRDEVETRRWNAYKKLLVSRDWEANVINTLDAQTDDVVELLGDPMQVDGKWPRRGLLMGEVQSGKTATYLGVLNKALDYGYKVIVVIGGHTEDLRQQTQTRFDTDLLGIDSETWEDGISNAAVRYVGVGEIHRERAHLMTTVRHDFSKSKRGSSITWVEGGLPTVFITKKTPSLLDNIRTYIKSQAPGGRLDIPLIVVDDESDWGSPNTRDKTDPTSVNKAIRALLDVSTRSSYLAITATPFANIFINDQAEFEFVEKPRRGEPVVSGPGSVLNDLFPSDYIRAMFPPSTYRGLGTYFPEGGHAAINTEVDDCLAIIPIKHKNHHPVATLPESMETAIIEFLLGTAVRRIRDRKVKAASMLINVSRFKSVERRVAELAELFLKATVAMVLGEFARRTATRSLAAKRIQDVWNVRFAHVTDVAWNDVAEKLVEIAPEFRIELINGDTAKERAQRRKLMTVAERKADDLVPKIVVGGDILSRGLTLDGLQVSYFVREPRTMDTLMQMGRWFGYRPGFDDLVSIWMPETTRADFAHSAEVTDELRETLLDMKARGLTPRDFGLRVRVHPDSVAIVAANKGRDTQVIEIGPTVWENKLAESYDLTGDAEVDQLNQAAVEALITRLGPGKSVKTSDGFDSWQNVPLDAVQDFFRTFQGDKRSQTFGRGGDGTLPITDAFKVVPGSDRWSVVLVSSGKGQPHHHFGKDFEVAMSVRNKMGRSRLDGHIRLDRRRVSTAGDLIGSLLEQERKAMDVEPRTTADGRAMSSQARTLLWIDHPILMIYAVTADDPAAHEDSSDLTRVETGLKRIAVAIAFPKMTQEEIEDATRESKTYRVNQVYWRAYNGFVEDLGDDVDEDEN